The Labeo rohita strain BAU-BD-2019 chromosome 10, IGBB_LRoh.1.0, whole genome shotgun sequence genomic interval GTCCTCATCATCTACATTAATCAGAGCACACAGATCCCTCATGTGTACGGCTCATTTATGTACACAAATAAGAAACAACCTACTAGCATCTGCGTATATAGTGCTTTCAGACAACTATGCAATTTTAGGTTATGACTAATAGTCAGTTATGCTAAAGACATTGCGAAGAGCTAGATATTATGAATAAAGTAAAACCACACAccgatacagacagacagacagacacagaagcGCTAACCTGCTAGCCTGAAGATGTTATTTTAGCGCGGCTGCAAGTGTACTACTTTAGCACAACGgaagtaaataaagtaaattaagattattaaaagataaaaataggGAACTCAGTAGCAGAATAAGTAGTTTATTCACATTTTACCTGCGTTTAGAGCCATGCTTTCCTCCTCAGCCGCCTCACAACACAGATAACGTTTCCTGCTCGAAACTTCAGCGGTGAAATGTACGAAGTGCTGTGAAAACGGACTGGCGCCATCTAGCGCCCTGAATGTAGGGCCTGCAGGTTTGTTTGAGAAtgttaaagtgtgtgtgtgtgtatactttttattataatttacttactttgtatatttattggCAAGACAACatcttcatttagtttaagttgacaactaaaaaagaactaaaaaataacaaaaactgaaactaaaataaaaattatatatgtaatgacattaaaaatactactatacatgtaaaaaccacaataaaattacaacaatttttaatgaaatttaaaatgacaatatgaaaataaaaactaattcaaaatattgtactaaaataacagataTGACCATATTGAACATTAAAAATTAGAAGTACGTTGTTAAATAGAAATGATTTGctatttcagtatattattatgaaaaactgCTCTTTGAAAACGCaaattttattatgaaaaaggacgtatttaaacaatatagtAGTGTGTAAGAGaggatattgtgaaatattttaaacaataaatattgttttcattgAATTTCAcagattaatacatttaattaatattaattattattaatatcaatattataattattataataataattatataattattccAGAATAAACTGGTAcatttaattgttgttttattgaattcattatttatttaattatttatttattatatttaattatgttcACTATTCATATTCACTGTTAATATGctgaaaatacacatttttaattaatttattatttaattaatttttttccacatatatTTCCGTTACATatgcatttaatgtaaaaaatgtaaaacaaatttgCCTTTTAATTGTATCTTTATTgtaatcttttttcttttcttttcttttcttttcttttcttttcttttcttttcttttcttttcttttcttttcttccctATCATCATTGAATCTGATGGTTCAATATTAAACACGTTTTGAATTTCAGACAACATGAAAACAGAACTACAATGCATCTAATtgcatttacacaaacacacaaatgattttctgatgttttcacaccaacactccaaacaaaatctagtcTGCTCATAATATGCTCAGTTAAATGTCACTACAGCTGGTTTGGGTTTTGCTCTTGCAATCCCAGCAGTGTCCATTACATTCTCCTCTCCAACTATACTGTCCTCTCGCCAGTTTCCACGCCACAGTGTGCTGAGCCAGCGCAAAGTGCTCTCGTCCCAATTTTCTGGAAGCTGCAGCATGAGATACCCTGATGAGATGATGCCGGCTGCCGCCGTTCGCACATGACTCATTTGCAGAGTTTCAGTCACAAATGTATCTACAGCTTATGGGTGAGAAAAAGAGAGCAATAAACTTGACTTGAATTCTCAAAgtgcaaaaattaaatactataCATGAGATGCTTAATCACTTTTACACATCCAGGCTTATACAGTGCTGCAGGCatgacatatttttgtaggccaaaacaCAGAAATGAGTTAGCATTTTAGCACTTTCTAAAGTGGGCTTCTTAAATGAGGTTTTTCCATACAGTAGGCCTAGTAATTACtccttgtgatttttttaaagggaaccctgtgTATTAAGACTTGTAAAAGACTTGTCTTTTAACAattaatcatgcagctctaatgtaaacactgcaaaatgttttgcaaggaTATTGTCACATTCTTGCGAGACCAGTCAGATCTCGCAAGACATATcagatctcgtcacatccctggtataaaacaatgtgtattttttaaagtaacataaatctttaatggggtttctactacatatttcagtaagagacataatttgtgttatgtaagccatacaagtcttaatacccagggttccctttaagtcAAGTCGGTCAAGTCACCTTCATTTCAGTAAAATAGCAGAAACAATTATGGAAAGTCAACCATGGAGACTGGAGTTCAgattctgctgtaaagcagctctaaaatcAATAGTGTCAATATTTAACTCAAGTCAGTTCAATGTTGGTTCAGTTCAGatagggctgcatgattaattGTATGTTAATCAAGATTTATCAAAATCATGATTTTTGCTTTTCTCAATTTATTTAGCATAATCATATGCAATATTTGCCCACTGgctattttttttgaaaatgtttcattttaattgggCATTTGcattaaagggatcatcggatgcccattttccacaagttgatatgattcttcagggtcttaatgaaaagtctacaatatactttggttgtgtaaaacaacaccttttttaccttgtcaagatgagctctgcaaaaatcatcctgttctggtcgaggctgctttaaatgttaatgaactCTGCTCGTCCTGCCCCtatcttctctctgtggagtgacgagcctgtttactatagccgcatttagctaaacttgctaactagcacgttattaggaaaggtgactgcagagattcataaaaaaaaaccttgtactcatttctgctgtaagtgaagctgaatcacgaatgatttgcgcgaacatagacgcatttatgtagatcgggaggcatgttcccttcacaaacaaacttaatccactgcatcttcagcggctcagatgtcgggagtaaatgacgaccactacgttcattattacatccagcaacacaacacctcaccacaatcgctcaatctgagatattcttgtctaacttacatccctgctccggcattgaaacaatggaggtcggcctgttacagctgatctaaggtaagacgctcatgtcaatcaactatggtgggagcggcctctgctggtgtgacaccacaccgacaggcatctgagaatggctcggtttgaaaaaggggatattatttttacagattaattaaaaaccactgcatggatttttatcattatagggtagatttgtacatacactgccaacacacattaatattcaaacaacatgaaaaagtgaactttgcatccgatgacccctttaacaagtCTCCATGTGCTAACATGGTCGTGGTTGTCAGATTTTGAGAGCTTAAATCCCCCAATCAGAgctttcatttgttttgaaaacgATGACATTATCAGTAACATtaaacatcacaggaatacTCATCTACTTACCATTCCACTTTTACAGCCTCATTGTATTTATACGTacactattgtgaaatattctaACCCAAGCTTGATGAAAGCATGATGAATTAAACTTGTAAGAATCAGAAACTTTTTTTGGTTACAGAACTTATTCTCAGCAGTAATCCAAAAACCAGTGTAAAAATCCTACTGGCTTTTTGTTGAGCGAACCAGGGTGATGCTAACATCCTGGTTGgcctacaaaaacacatcatccCTTCAAACCCTATATCATATATCTGTGAGGCTTCAGGTCTGTTTGACAGtgtttatatacaaatacataccTGCACTTGCTGGGATGGTCAAGAGAATTCCCAGTGAAATTAAACTGGGGTACGTAAACATTCCTCCCAGATTTACCAGCACATTGCAAACTAaggagaaaacagaaaacaaaaattgataAAAGATacctcaaatatatttagatttataataataataatgataataataatttaaatccaATAAAACATAAGTCATTTTAACAGTGTACAATCATTATTACATAACACAtagtgaaaaacaaaatcataaatTACCAAGTAGTAGAGAAGCCATGACACAGAGTTTATCCCACGGGATGTGCTGAGAGGGAAGCCAGTATTCCACATGTGTGAAATAAAGCAATACACACACCCAGGAGTGGAGGATAAAGCTACACAGACCCACACAGGACAGCAACACACTGGCAGGGCCTGGTTGGACATTTCCTGTACGCTTTCTGAAAAGCACCTGAGACATGAAACCACCAACTATTACCATAAAAGTGCAGAAAATTACATACGTATCAGTTGTTTACACACAtacaagtttaaaataattccttaaaatgatagttcacccgaaaatgaaagttaccccatgatttactcaccctaatctctagcttccgttagcttcatgagagagtggcgttccagcagacGACTTAGGACATAGGCATAGCgtagtgagaatatgctagaaTATGCTAGTATAGctggaaaaccagtctcctcttggcttatattgaaatcctccaacatttttctttacaaatctttGTTTTGCACTTCTAATTCATGCCCagtgttttgctctctccactgcGCTTCTGCCACGCTACTTCTTGTGAAAATGAGTATGActttatataaattcataaagttttaaaacctttttttttgcacaaacgcatcgattcactacgAAAGGCCTTTATATACTCCCCTGGAGGTGTGTGGAGctctttttatgatggatggatgcactttttggacttcaaaatttcaacacccattcaccacCATTATAAGGCTTGGATGAGCCAGTATGTTTTTTGATGGAACTCcgactgtatttgtctgaaagaagaaagtcatatacatctaggatggcttgagggtgagtaaatcatggggtaattttcattttttgggtgaactatccctttaacattatacactttttctagaattaataataattaatgataattGATTTGATAATTGAAAAtgataattaattacaaatcagttaaattgttataataacTGCATAACTTGACAAGgtcactgaatgaatcactgtaTGATTCTGAATGAATCCTTTTAGTGAACTGATTCAAAAGAGTCACTGGGATAAATTCAAATCCCCACCACTAGTGCTGACCTTGAATAAAGCAGAAGCTGAAGCTGAACCAACACCCAGTGCCACTCCTGTGATTGAGTCGCTATGAAAACCATCTCCATAGGCCAACATAACAAGGCCAGTTATGGACAGGATGGCAGCCACTATCTAAATACACAGtatgaaaaataacaacaaaataaatggaaaacaagCAGTAGTAAAATAACTCACACAACACTGGCTAAACAATGTTTGATTGCTCACCCTGACGCCCATGAAGCGGTCCTTGAGTCCAATCCATGAAAGAAGGAAAGTAAAAGCCTGGCTGCAGCAGAGGACCGCACTTACGTCCACTTTGGAGATGCGGCGAAGCGCCAACAAGTACAAATAACCAGATAAACTCCATAGCACAGAGAACGGAGCGGCTCCTTTCAGAACAACCCTTACAGTCAACTCTTCACCCAGGAACTTACTGCATTTTCTGCAAGTAAGAAGaggataaatatatatacagcatGGCACATCCAAATGCCATTGAGTTTCATACAAAGTTTTATCACAtcatattttaagtaattaaatagTGTATGGactggggcaagttgtcacaagTTGTCACTTTATCTTATTAAGTAGTTTTGTGAcaacatatgtatatacatatggtTGTGAAACAGaatgtgacaacttgccccggTCCCCTTATGAGTTCATTTAaggaattatttttttgcatgtgaATGTTCTGCAACATAAACCAATATCCGCAGATCTTTCACTGGTAAAGATGAATGTATGCAGTTACAGTAGGCTACtttataaatagaaaattctaaaCCCCATGTGTAAAAATACAGCTTAGTCAGGACTCTTTGCATGCACAGTACAATTAATAAAGCTGCAGCCTACCTCAACTGATATTGCTGAGTTTTGCTATTACATCAACAAAAGCCAGCCAGTGTCAGTGATGACTTTGGACTGATAATAGGCTGCTAGCCAGGGATTGATTCATTAATGAAAAGTTGTCATTTGCTTAGCTGTGCTAGAAGCTGAGTGGATTAGAGACTGAAAGCAGCTTGCATTAAAcagcttaaattaaaataagatttatatACAATAATGATTTAGATTTAACTTGCTTTAATTGCTTCAGCACTCTAGCAAATTAATATTGCATGAAATATGTAGAAGAGGTTTGGACTGCAAAGCATGCATCCTAACATgagcaaaatatatatacacactcttaaaaatcgAACGTACAAAAGGGCGTTTTTACAGCAATgtcacagaagaaccattttgagttctctaaagaacctttgagtgatcagttcttaaaagaatcatattttttaatatgcaatGCAATGTGCAATGGAAAGATTCTCCATGGAACTGTCCaataaataacctttatttttatgagTGTAAACAATACTAACCTGAACTCTGTGGTTGGCAACTGCTTCTGTTTCTCTGTGAGAAGATGACACAGATAGTAGAGTGGAAAAAAGAGAATGTTCCAGATGCTACAAAACCAAATGATGAAGAACGGGGCAGGATGTCTTTTCAAAGTCTCTTTAGCACTATTAGTACCCCAAGCCCAGGAAACAGCCACACAAGCCCCTAAAATGAGCCCACATGTCACTTTCCGTACGGCTCGGAATCGACATCGAACACAGCAGCGTTTAGACGGTCGTTCTGCATCACGTTCATCCTGAACTAAAGGCTGCTCCTGAGGATCCTTCTCACTTGCTAAGAAGAACAAAGACAAGACATCTGAAGTGTTATAAATGCCACTTCTTCCTATTCTACAATAACATTTTCATAGCAAGAAGAAAGCACCAACAGACTACTGTATATGAAGAGCTGAAAAACGTTACCTGGTGTGGGCAGGTGAAGTGTGACAGGTTGGGGTCCAGAGGAAGGAGAGATCTTGGCTGAGAGTTTGTTCATTGCTTGTTGTGCTCTTTTAAAAAACCCTAACCCTCAAGACAGGGTTTTGAGTACCTCTCTATGTTCTCGGACTCTCATAACAGTAATATGCTTTAAGTAAACACACACGCTAAGTGCAGATTACTACAGATCCTCCTGTGAGGTTTAACATCTTACAGTCTCACTTGCTAAATGCTGTTAAGTCATGGTTAGTGCTGatattagttgtttttgtgtataaaatacacagaaaacagctagttaaaactaaatttaagcATGTAAAGTGAGGTCTTCCACTAATAATTTATCTTAAATTTATTGATACTAATCTTAAAAAATGAGAACCTGaaaatgtctaaattaaaatcgtaataatatttcactctgctgattcaatttaaaaacaatgatttaaacCAACTAAGGGCCAATATAGGCAGAAACAGATCTCTAAGGTAACAGATACCCATATATAGTGTGTAAATAATGGTATGAATATTTCACCCCATAATTAACTTTACATAAACATCTGAGCAGATTTTGGCAGATCATCAAAAATGGACTATCAAAATACTAATGAGATGGTTGTAATTACAACATAATTAGAGTGAGAGAGGTTATAAACTCCAGTCTTTAAACTAGTTGTAAACACACAAATCGAACTCACTCtagctacactctaaaaatggtAGGGTAAAAgtaacccagtgctgggtaaaatatgaaCAAGTccagcactgtaaaaaaaaatccataaaatttaCAGCAGCTGTGGCAGCTTCcagaattttaccgtaaaaaaaAT includes:
- the LOC127172421 gene encoding solute carrier family 35 member F4, producing MNKLSAKISPSSGPQPVTLHLPTPASEKDPQEQPLVQDERDAERPSKRCCVRCRFRAVRKVTCGLILGACVAVSWAWGTNSAKETLKRHPAPFFIIWFCSIWNILFFPLYYLCHLLTEKQKQLPTTEFRKCSKFLGEELTVRVVLKGAAPFSVLWSLSGYLYLLALRRISKVDVSAVLCCSQAFTFLLSWIGLKDRFMGVRIVAAILSITGLVMLAYGDGFHSDSITGVALGVGSASASALFKVLFRKRTGNVQPGPASVLLSCVGLCSFILHSWVCVLLYFTHVEYWLPSQHIPWDKLCVMASLLLVCNVLVNLGGMFTYPSLISLGILLTIPASAAVDTFVTETLQMSHVRTAAAGIISSGYLMLQLPENWDESTLRWLSTLWRGNWREDSIVGEENVMDTAGIARAKPKPAVVTFN